The Thermococcus sp. 4557 genomic sequence TGCGCCCTCGAGCTGGCGAAGATGGGCTACAAGGTCACCATCTTCGAGGCCCTTCACGAGGCAGGTGGAGTGCTCATGTACGGCATCCCCGAGTTCAGGCTGCCGAAGGACATACTCAAAACCGAGCTGGAGAAGCTCGAGAAGCTCGGCGTTGAGGTGAAGACCAACTACATCGTCGGCAAGACCGTCACCGTCGAGGAGCTCCTTCAGGAGTACGATGCGGTCTTCATAGGAACGGGCGCCGGAACGCCCAAGCTGCTCAACATACCGGGAATCCTGCTCGACAGGATTTACAGCGCCAACGAGTTCCTGACGAGGGTCAACCTCATGAAGGCCTATCTGTTCCCCGAGTACGACACGCCGATAGCCGTTGGGAAGAAGGTTATCGTAATCGGTGCCGGAAACACCGCCATGGACGCGGCGCGCTCCGCGCTCAGGCTCGGCGCCGAGGTTACGATCGCCTACCGCCGCGGAAGGGAGGATATGACGGCCAGGCTGGAGGAAATAGGCCACGCCGAGGAAGAAGGCGTCAAGTTCGAGTTCTTCCTCAACCCGGTCGAGTTCATCGGCGACGAGAACGGTAAGGTCAGGGCGGTTAAGTTCGAGAAGATGCGCCCGCTCGAGGAGAGGGACAAGCGCGGAAAGAGGAAGATAGTCGGAACCGGCGAGTACGTGACCCTCGAAGCCGACACCGTCATCATAGCCATCGGCCTTGAGCCGAACAAGATACTCCTCGAGGAGAGCGGCTTTAAGGCCAACCCGGACGGAACGCTGATCGTCGACGAGAACCTGATGACCAGTATCCCGGGAGTCTTCGCCGGTGGCGACGCGATAAGGGGAGAGGCGACGGTTATTCTGGCTATGGGAGACGGAAAAAAGGCCGCGAAGGCGATAGACGAGTACATAAAGGACAAAAAGACCAACGCGTGATTCCTTTCTTTTTACCACTGCCTTTTTCTATCCCCCACGAAGAACTTCATGAAGCCGGAGAAGTCCTCACCGCGGAATGCCGCGTAGAGGCTCTGGGTTTCCTC encodes the following:
- the gltA gene encoding NADPH-dependent glutamate synthase, with protein sequence MAKPKLIKERVPTPERPVEERVKSFVEVNLGYDFASALKEAERCIQCPPEYAPCIKGCPVHINIPGFLKALRENADNPDEAVKNALRVIWNDNTLPAVTGRVCPQEDQCEAPCVMGKVGDPINIGKLERFVADYARERGIDQELLKEFIAETDGNGRVAVVGAGPAGLTCALELAKMGYKVTIFEALHEAGGVLMYGIPEFRLPKDILKTELEKLEKLGVEVKTNYIVGKTVTVEELLQEYDAVFIGTGAGTPKLLNIPGILLDRIYSANEFLTRVNLMKAYLFPEYDTPIAVGKKVIVIGAGNTAMDAARSALRLGAEVTIAYRRGREDMTARLEEIGHAEEEGVKFEFFLNPVEFIGDENGKVRAVKFEKMRPLEERDKRGKRKIVGTGEYVTLEADTVIIAIGLEPNKILLEESGFKANPDGTLIVDENLMTSIPGVFAGGDAIRGEATVILAMGDGKKAAKAIDEYIKDKKTNA